From the Plectropomus leopardus isolate mb chromosome 18, YSFRI_Pleo_2.0, whole genome shotgun sequence genome, one window contains:
- the LOC121958054 gene encoding coiled-coil domain-containing protein 106-like, whose product MNPTVSRDGSQPPEHYMPQPSSSSGGGSLYLDAFEVSFPLEENIQRPAAYHLNQGQQVMEEPVVHEPPHSHYSPFILVSNLRAHLYVTLEKNAWLQKRIEELEEERNFLRCQLDRFIVSMRGPEVTNWCGESHRAVKIQPAGSPSPLSPMTTRSGMTLKRLQGPGSRARRSAAIPVKQEFHIEEDKYYTEDEYMEEEEEEDEDSSLEKGSKKKGRGRANGEPRMKMRRIFRITHGRERQRVKDPEGVLIRYKKILMTYQRVRSMSRAFHIHGVDRNTMASTSPIAELLLVAPDKVAEVGEFEASKEKLLDYARRCYKTMDEQTHAKVQTLKKSHKLLPISYRFRN is encoded by the exons ATGAATCCAACAGTCAGCAGAGACGGTTCACAGCCGCCAG AGCACTACATGCCGCAGccgtcatcatcatcaggaGGAGGAAGTTTGTATCTGGATGCCTTTGAGGTCTCTTTCCCTCTGGAGGAGAACATCCAGAGACCAGCTGCATATCACCTGAACCAGGGTCAGCAGGTGATGGAAG AGCCCGTCGTGCACGAGCCTCCTCACTCTCATTACAGCCCTTTCATCCTGGTCTCTAACCTGCGAGCTCACCTGTACGTCACGCTGGAGAAGAACGCCTGGCTGCAGAAACGCAtcgaggagctggaggaggaacGCAACTTCCTGCGCTGCCAGCTGGACCGCTTCATCGTCAGCATGAGGGGTCCGGAGG TGACAAATTGGTGTGGAGAGTCTCATCGTGCTGTGAAGATCCAGCCGGCCGGCTCTCCTTCTCCCCTGTCCCCCATGACCACCAGGTCTGGGATGACCCTCAAACGGCTGCAGGGACCAGGATCCCGGGCCCGCCGCAGCGCCGCCATCCCTG TGAAGCAGGAGTTTCATATTGAGGAGGATAAATACTACACCGAGGACGAGTacatggaggaagaggaggaggaagacgaggacTCGTCGCTGGAGAAGGGGTCAAAGAAGAAAGGTCGAGGGCGAGCCAACGGAGAGCcgaggatgaagatgaggaggatCTTCAGGATCACGCAcgggagggagagacagagag ttAAAGACCCAGAGGGGGTTTTGATTCGTTACAAAAAGATCCTGATGACCTATCAGCGGGTGCGGAGCATGTCCCGAGCTTTCCACATCCACGGGGTCGACAGAAACACCATGGCCTCCACCTCGCCCATcgcagagctgctgctggtggctCCAGATAAG GTGGCGGAGGTCGGGGAGTTCGAGGCGTCGAAGGAGAAGCTTTTGGATTACGCCCGGCGGTGCTACAAGACGATGGACGAGCAGACGCACGCAAAGGTTCAAACCCTGAAGAAGAGTCACAAGCTGCTGCCAATCTCCTACAGGTTCAGAAACTGA